AGGAAGATTTTGCCGTTTTGCGCGAAAGGGGATTGCTGAAATTAGTTGACGGAGAAAAAGAATTGTTCCCCGGTGTTCGCGTGATCGTGTGCAACGGGCATACATCGGCCCAGCAGCTGCCCGTTATTTCCGACGATTCCACAACGCTTCTTTTCTGCTGCGATTTGGTCCCGACCTTATCCCACATCCCGTTCCCGTACATTATGGGATATGACGTCCGCCCGCTCGCTACGCTGGACGAAAAAAAGAAAATCCTCCCCAAGGCAGAGAAAGAGGGGTGGATCCTTTTTCTCGAACACGATCCGGAGACCGAAGCTGTCACGTTGAAACAGGGAGAAAAAGGCCTCGTGGCGGACAAGAAATTATTCCTGGAATAGGAGCGTCGTGCGGCACTACAAGGTTGCACGGGTTGCGGATTTGAAAGAGAACCGGGGGTTTCTCGTGCGGGTCGCCGGCGAAGAAATTTCGCTCTTTAAAATTGATGGGGAAATTCTGGCGATCGGCAATGTTTGTCCGCATCAGCACTTTTCCAAATTGCACGACGGCGAAATAAAAGGATGCACCGTGACCTGTCCGATGCACGGATGGACGTACGACCTGCGCTCGGGCGTATCAACCAACGGCAGCGGGAGGGTCAAAACGTACAGCATAGAGGTCCGACAAGACGAGGTGTTTCTTCTCCGCGATGGCGACGCTGACTGAACAGATAAAGGCGAAAGCAATGGAGGTCGGCTTCAGCAAAGTCGGGATCGCAAAAGCTGAAGTGTTGACGGAAGAGGGGAAACGCCTGCAGGAATGGCTGCACCGTCGCTACCAGGCCTCGATGGGATGGATGGAGGAGAATGTCGGGAAACGGGTCGATCCACGGGAGATCGTACCCGGCGCGCGGTCGGTGATCTCGGTGGCGGCAAATTACTATACCAACATCCAGCACCGGCCACAAGATGATGAAGGAAAAATTTCCCGGTATGCCTGGGGGGATGATTATCATTTTCTTGTCACGGAGAGAATCCGGAAGCTGTTTGAGTGCATCAAACAAATAGCCCCGGAATCGGAAGGGCGCTATTATGTCGATACCGGCCCGGTGATGGATAAAGTTTGGGCCGAACGGGCCGGGATCGGATGGAGGGGGAAGCATACGAACCTCATCACGAAGGATTTCGGTTCGTGGGTCTTTCTCGGCGAGATCATCTCCACGCTGGAGCTTGAGTATGACTCCCCGATGGAAGATTTCTGCGGCACGTGCACAGCGTGTCTCGATGCCTGTCCGACAAAAGCCATCGTCGAACCGTATGTTGTCGATTCGAACAAATGCATCTCGTATCTGACGATCGAGCACCGCGGAGACATCGATAAAGATCTCACACCGCACTTCGATGGATGGGTCTATGGCTGCGACATTTGCCAGGATGTCTGTCCGTGGAACAAGTATCAGCAGCCGACGAACGATAAAGAGTTCTTCCCGCGGGAAGGGAACGTTACCCCCTCACTCGGCGTTCTATCATCGTTGACTCAGGAAGAATTTTCGAAGAAGTTCAGCAAAAGTCCGGTCAAAAGGACGAAGCGGGAAGGGCTCGTGAGAAACGCGACGATAATTAAAAATGCAAAAAGGAAAATGTAAAGAGCAAAATAACTTTATCTAACTTAGAGGATTGAAAAAGAAATATGGCAGATACTCATAAGGTTATTATCATCGGATCGGGACCGGCGGGGCTTACGGCGGCTGTCTATGCGGGGCGCGCGAATTTGCATCCCATTGTCTTCGAAGGGTTGCAGCCCGGCGGGCAGTTGACGATCACGACGGAAGTTGAGAACTATCCCGGGTTTCCCAAGGGAGTCATGGGGCCGGAAATGATGGAATTATTCCGCGAGCAGGCGCAGCGCTTCGGGGCGGACACGCAGTTCAAAGAAGTTGTTTCGGTCGATTTTTCAAAGCGTCCTTTCAAAGTTGTCACGGAGGACAAGGAATTTTTCGGCGAGACGGTGATCGTGGCGACGGGAGCTTCGGCAAAGCTTTTGAATATTCCGTCCGAAGCGGAATATATGGGATACGGCGTCTCGGCGTGCGCGACGTGCGACGGATTTTTCTTCAAAAATCAGGAAGTGTTCGTGGTCGGCGGGGGAGATACGGCGATGGAAGAGGCAAATTTTCTTACGAAGTTTGCCTCCAAGGTGACCATCGTTCACCGGCGCGATCAGTTCCGCGCATCGAAGATCATGCAGGACCGTGTATTGAACAATCAGAAGGTCTCCGTTGTATGGAACTCTGTCGTCGATGAGGTGCTCGGCGAACAGGTAAACGGCAAAAAGACGGTGACCGGATTGAAGTTGAAAGACGTGGCAACCGGCAAAAGCTCCACGGTGAAGGCGGATGGGCTGTTCATGGCGATCGGACATCAGCCCAACACGAAGATCTTCAAAGGCATTCTCGATATGGACCAAAAGGAATATCTGAAGGTCCAGCCCGGCTCGACGAAGACAAATATTCCCGGCGTCTTCGCGGCCGGCGATGTCGCCGATTCGTACTACCGCCAGGCGATCACTGCCGCCGGAAGCGGCTGCATGGCTGCGATCGATGCAGAAAGATTCTTGGAGACCCAAGGGATTCACTGACCCGCAATTCCCCTATTAAAAAGAATCAATCCCGACTCCGTCTCAAGAACATTCTCCTCGTTCATCCTGTGCGAAGCGAATGTCGCGGGCATTCCCCCCGAAAGCGACCATGCCATCGCACCGTCGTGATGGTAGGATCCATCCTCAGTTAACCAGCAGCCAACAACGCCGTTGTACGGCGCGGCTTTTTCCCAAACAGCGTTCAATTCTTCCGAAATTTTGTCATCCCGCCTGACGTAGTTTCATAGAGATATAGCGGATTTGGCAGAATCTTTGCCAGCTTGTCTTACTTCGCGGCTCCGAATTTTCATCCCTCCTTAAAATTCCTTCAAATTTCAAGTAATTCGCGTTTGGCATGCGGTTTGAAAATTACTTGGGCATGAAGCTGCATCAAACAACCAACAAAAAAAAATCAGGAGGTCAGTATGTTGTTCAAATATGAACCGGTTACATTCGACGAAATTTTTTCTCCCTCATCCCAAGTCGAATGGACATTCCCAGATCTTTTCGCTCAGTTGTCCCTGTTCGATCGAACAAAGAATTATCCGTTCGTGAACGTCGTTGAAGACAACAACGGCGTGCAGGTGTTGGCGGAGATCCCCGGCGTTCCGAAAGAAGATGTGAAACTGCAGCTACATGACGGCACGCTCACGATCAGCGGCGAAAGAAAATCTCCCGAGAAGGCGGAGAACAGGGTAGTGCTTCGGCAGGAAATTCATTACGGGACGTTCTCGCGGACCGTGCAATTGCCCGAGAGCATCGACACGGAAAAAATTTCGGCTGAATACGCAAACGGCGTGTTGAAGGTAACACTTCCGAAACGCGAAGCGGCGAAACCACAAGAAATTTCGATTCGATAACGAAGGAGGAGAATAATTCCATGACACAGGAACTTGAAAATGTGAAAATCAACGGCGCCGGACAGGCCCAGGCGAACGCAGTCCGCGTGCTTCGTCCGGCAGTCGATATACAGGCTTTAGCGGATACGTATGTCGTGAGACTTGACGTTCCCGGAGCCGCAAAGGATGGCATCAGCGCACGTATCGACAAATCGATCCTGACGGTTTCGGCAAAAGTCTCTGCGTCAGCGTTCGCGGACGACGGTGCGCAGCCGGTCGAATACCGCCGGGAATTTTCCCTTGCGGACGATGTTGAAACCCAGACTGTCAGTGCCGAATACAGCCTGGGCGTTCTGAAGATCACGTTGAAGAAGAAGCAGCAGTTTCTTCCAAAAGAGATAAAGATCTCATAGCACTATCAAGAGCAATTTTTCGATGAAAGGAGAATCACTATGTCCCTCATTAAAAGAAATCCGAACAGAGAACTGGAGTTATGGAACAGGGAATTCCCGATCCCGCATGCGCTTGACAGGCTTCACAACGAGATGAATCGCGTTTTCGGCGATTTCTTCCGCGGCGACCTGGCCGATTCCGGCGCCTTCTTCTCAGGAACCTGGGCTCCGGCCGTCGATCTTTCCGAAACGGATGATGCCTACCTCGTCCGCGCCGAGCTCCCCGGGATGAAGAAGGAGGACGTGAAGATCACGTTCAATAACGGCCTGCTCACGATCCGGGGAGAGAAAAAGAACGAAACCGAAGAGAAGAACCGGACGTACCACCGCATCGAGCGGAGCTACGGATCATTCGAGCGTTCATTCAATCTGCCGGGAGCGGTGAAGAGCGGAAACGTCGAAGCGAAGTATGACGACGGCGTTCTGAGCATCACCCTTCCCAAGACGGAAGAAACGAAGGAAAAAGTTATCGATGTGAAGATAAAATGATTTCGCAGATGGCGCAGAGTTAACGCAGATTCCAGATTGCGCAGAGTGAATGCTCTGGATGCCCGGCTGAGGATGGCCGGGCATTTTTATGTACATGACTCTTAAAAAGCAAAAGCCCGGAGAACATGCCGGGCCTGTGCTTTTTATAAAAGGGGAATTTTCTATTTAATCGAGAGCAACTCAACCTCGAAAATCAGCGTCGCGTTGGGGCCGATGGCTTGACCCGCGCCCCGTTCGCCGTATGCGAGGTTTGCCGGGATGAACAGCTGCCACTTCGAGCCGACCTTCATGTGCTGCAAGGCTTCGGTCCAGCCGGGGATGACGCCGTTCACCGGAAATGTTGCCGGCTCGCCTCGTTTGTATGAATTGTCGAACTCCGTCCCGTCGATCAACGTGCCGCGGTAATGTGTCGTGACCGTGTCGTTAAGTCCGGGTTTCTTGCCGGTCCCCTCTGTGATCACTTTGTACTGCAGGCCGCTCGGCAGCGTGATCACGCTGTCCTTTTTTTTGTTTTCCGCAAGAAAAGCCTCGCCTTCCTTTTGATTTTTCCCGGCAAGCTCTTCGGTCTGTTTGGACTGCTTCTCCATCATTTCCTGCTGGAACGCGGCCATGATCTGCTGGATCTCCGAATCGCTCAGCACGAGTTTCTGGTTGGCGAACGCATCTTTGAGTCCCATGAAAAGGGTTTCCGGGTCGATGTCGATCCCCTGCTTTTTCAGATTCCTGGCAATATCGGTGCCGATGATGTAGCTGACCTTCTGTTTTTCCGTCGTCAGGCTTGGCGCCGTCTGCGCGCAAAGTTGCAGTGTCATTGCAGCGAACAACAACACGAGGAACATTCTTTTCATCTTGTTCTCCTTCTGGAAAGAAAATTGATTTATGCAGGCTGATCCTGCATAAGATCCGGGAGGGTGATTCAAACCGCGGCTGTTAAGCAGGCAACGGGTTCCAAAATAGCGATTTTTTGCGTCGATTCCAAGAGGGAATGAGAACAAAGTACGGGGCTATTGCGAAGAGAGGCTGACGATCTATTTTCCTTCCATGAAATTCAGAAGGGATCGCATATCATCTTTTTCATCCGGGTCATACGCCAACTCAACCGCCTTCTTTTGAAGTTCGACCGCTTCGTCGCGCTTTCCTTGCGCAAAGAGAACTCTCGCCAGCGCTCCTAGAGCGAACCCCTTTTTCATCTCCGTTAATTGGCATGCCCGTTTCGCGGCCGCTGAAGCCAGAGACAGTTCAGTGGAGTCCTTATTTGCCGATACTCGCGCGATCGTCCGGGCGAGATTTGCGAGCAGGCGGGGATTGGACCGGAATCGTTCTTCAATCGCTGAGCGCGCAAATTCCATGGCCTGCCGGGGAAGGCGCGCGTCCGAGTAGATCAATGCATACTCTTTTCCAGCCCATTCATAGAATTCCTCGGCGCTCAGTTGAAGAAGGGATTCGCATGCTGCCTCGGCTCCTTTGTAATCCCCGTTGCGGGAGCAGCTATAGTACGCGACTTTGAAGGGTTCGGATCTTGAAGCTTTCTCCATCTCGTCATCATATTTTTTTGCAGCCGAGACCAGATCCCATCTACCGGAGACCACCTGGTCGAGAGGTCCGTCGAGCTCGGAAGGATGGCCTATCCATGCGATCACACCGTCGTTGTTGACGATGAATGCAAGCGGGATCCCGACAGAATATTTTCCCGCTCCTTCGATCCATTCTTTCGCGAAGTTCCCTTCGAAGAAAGTCAGTCCAGGGGGTACGGAGTCCTGCGCGACTTCGTAAGCCATGTTGTCTCCTTGCTTTTCGACGAAGGGCCGGGCCAACGACGAATCTTCTTCCCAAACATCGATTCCGATTACGGTAACTTTGCCGCTATATTTGTTCTGAAGAGATGAAAGATGGGGAATCGATTTGACGCATGGAGCACACCATGTTGCCCACGACTCGACAACATAGATATGCCCCTTGAGGAATTGATCGGTCCGTTCCCCCTTAAGCCACTTTCCCGTAATAAGCGGAGGAGCGGGTTTGCCTACGCCGACGGCAAAACCGTTGCCATGACATGGCGGGGTGAATACAAACATGATCAGGATAACAGTGAATGCCGGTTGTCGAAGAAGGTCCGGGCGTGGCATGGGTTATTCAATATTTGAAAGAGAGAATCTTCTCTGATATTAGACTTCGGCTCGAGCAAATAGTTGGGGGGCGTCAGGCATCGGAAATGCCGTATCGAGTGCAGGTGAATTTGGGAGATGTAAAGAAGAACGGGAGCTAGTCACCAACGTATCGCGGAACCGATCCCAATGATCGATTCCGCTGTACTGATTACGGGGCCCATTTTTTGAGGAAGGCAAGGACCTTGTCGTGGTCGTGTCCCTGCCCCGCCTCAAGCTCGCCGGTGTCTTGAGACCAGAGGAAGGTTCCGTCGGTGTCGAGCACGAAGAAATGCGGATAGCCGGGGATCTTCGGGTACTGCGAGAGGAATTCCTTGTTCTCGTTTCCCTTGCTGAAATTAACCTTCACGTAGACAAATTTCTGATGAAGAAAATTGGTCACATCCTTGTTCTTTTCCCAGAAATGGTCAAGGTAATGACACCATTTGCACCAATTCCCGCCGACATCGAGCAGAATCCGTTTCCCGGTTCTCTTCGCTTCTACCACCGCCGCCTTCAGGTCCTTCGCCGGGTTTCGTGTGGAATCGAATTCCGTGACCGCGACATACGGCGCCCGCAAAGAATCTTTCTCTGCGGCATAGGAAGAATTCGCGAAGGTCAATACTGCAACAAGTACCGCAAGAAACAAAACTGGTTTCATCATTCATTCTCCGATAAAGGTCCTGCCAATGTACAAACGCTGGTTTGTACAACTTAATCCGAGGGAACCAAAAAGTCAATGACGCATGACGATTCCTTTGAATCATAACGCCTAATTGACTAACTTTGATAAGAGCATGTCAGAGTCATTGCTCCGATCAGCAACCCATTCAACTACAACCCATAGTTATTTTCTAAAGGATACTTTATGACAACACATTCTCCGGTACCATCAACTCCGGACTCCTTCCACGCGCGGACAATGTCGATCTCGCTGACTGTCAAAGACCTTCAAAAGAGTCTCGAGTGGTACCATGAGATCATCGGCTTTGCCGTCGACCGCAAAATTGAGAGAGAAGGGAAACTGCGAGGAGTGGCGCTGAAAGCGGGCGACGTCAGGATCACGATCAACCAGGACGACGGTGCAAAGGGGTGGGACAGGATCAAGGGACTTGGTTTCTCGATCAGCCTCACGACGGAACAAAACGTTGACGAGTTGGCGGCGCGTCTGAAGAAATCCGGCGTAACTCTCGACTCGGAACCGGCCGATATGTCGTGGGGAGTGCGGATGATGAGACTGCACGACCCGGACGGATACAAGCTCTCCATCTCGACTCCACTCGCGAAAAAATAGAATGCCCAAAAAGGAATACGATGAATCGTCAAAATATCACACTCAGGAAACTGGGAAATTCCACGCTTATGGTCTCTCCCATCGGACTGGGATGCTGGCAGTTCAGCAAGGGGAAGGGAGTGATCGGACGATATTGGCCGACACTTTCTTCTGAGCAGATAAAAGATATTATACGCGTTTCGCTGGAGGGAGGGATAAACTGGTTCGACACGGCCGAGGTCTATGGATGGGGCGAATCCGAGAAATCGCTCGTGCAAGCTCTGACCTCGCTTGGCACGTCGCCTATGGAAGTGCTGGTCGCTACGAAGTGGTGGCCTGTCTTGCGCTTTGCCGGCTCCATCACGAAAACAATCGAGGAGCGAAAGCGGCTGCTGCATCCATTTCCGATCTCGCTGCATCAAGTCCATCAGCCGTATGCGTTCGCTTCGGTCGCCGGGCAGATGAAGGCGATGGCGTCCCTTGCGGCCAATGGTGACATACGGTATGTCGGCGTGAGCAATTTTTCCGCGCGGGCGATGCGAACAGCTCATGTTGAATTGCAGAAATATGGATTGAAGCTGACGTCGAACCAGGTCCATTACAGTCTCGCGCATCGGAATGCCGAGTCGAACGGTGTCTTGGAAACTGCGAAAGAACTCGGAATTGCCATCATTGCCTATTCCCCCCTGGAGCAAGGTCTGCTGACGGGAAGATTTCACGACGTTCCGGGCTCCGCAAAGACTCTCGGCCTTGCACGGCGGCGGTCGGGAACATTTTCACCGGCAAATATTGAGCGATCGCGGCCGCTGATCGCGACACTTCGCGAGGTCGGAAAAAAGTATGAGAAAACTGCAGCGCAGGTGGCGTTGAACTGGCTGGTGAATTACCACGGCGACATGGTCGTCGCGATCCCCGGGGCGACAAAAGCGGAACAGGCCAGCAGCAATGCGCAGGCAATGACGTTCGCGCTGACGAACGGAGAACTTGGAGAAATCGAGCAGGCTGCGCGAAAGTTCAAGTGAGAAGGGGGAGGAGAAGCGAGTCCCCCGGTTTTCCCTCTGCTCTTCGGAAACGGTAAGACCGTTCTTTTGACCGGACGCTTCATCTCGCGTGAGACGGATGATCTTCCCGACATCGCGGCCGCTCCCTACTTAGCGAAGCGGTAAAGCACTTCGAGCCTGTAGCTCCGGGTCCTTCGCTGTTCATCTCCACGATCACCCTTTTGTGCACTTCGGATCAGCCCTCGGCCGGGTTCATCCCAGCCGTTTTTTATGGACCGGGATCGGGCGAATCGACAATCTCTTGAACCGCGAGACCTCCGTAGAAATGTCATCGTGATTCGAATCTCATATAATCCGCCCCATAGGCACTGATCTCGAGATCCCTCTCCCCCGACAGTCGATGTGATGATCACCGATCACTTTAGGAAAATGCGCTTGCGTTGACCCCTTTGGATGATAGTCGTTTTGAAGAGGCCGGCGATTTTCGTAACTTTGTTTCACCATGAAGAAATTCACACTTGCAAAACCGGCTGCTCATCCGCTGCACCTCGTGACGCCGCAGAGCTTCAGGGTTGATTACAAAAAGGAACTCAACGCCGCCCAATACGAAGCAGTCACTTCCGTCGACGGCCCCTTTCTGATTATTGCGGGGGCGGGCACGGGGAAGACGAGGACGATCGTCTACAGGGTGTCTTATCTTGTTGAGTGCGGTGTAAGACCGGAGAGCATTCTCCTCCTTACATTCACCCGAAAGGCAGCGCGGGAGATGCTGCGCCGTGCGGTGATTCTCCTTGATTCGAGGTGTGAAAACATCGCCGGGGGGACATTTCACTCATTTGCCAATGGGCTGTTGCGGAAGTACGCCGACAAATTGAAATACGCACGCAACTTTACAATCCTCGACCAGGGAGACGCTGAGGATGTCATCAATTTGATCCGAACTCAGCTCAAATTCGATTCAAAGGCAAGGCGATTTCCGCGTAAATCAACCTTGTACGACCTCTGCAGCCGTTCGGTTAATACGTTGATTCCTGTAGATCAATTGGTGGCGAGAGACTACCCTCATTATCTTGAGAATATTGATGACATCAAGAAAGTCCATGACGGCTATGCGCGTTACAAGGCCTCCAACAATCTTATGGACTATGACGATCTGCTCCTGAACATCGCAAAGCTTCTGAGTTCCAACGAATCGCTCCGCGCAATGTTGTCGGAAAAGTATAAGTATATTATGGTGGATGAGTATCAGGACACCAATAAGATTCAAGCAGAAATCGTCCGCCTTTTGGCGTATAAGCATCAGAACGTCATGGTTGTGGGGGACGACGCCCAGTCGATCTATTCGTTCCGGGGTTCGACGATTGAAAACATCCGGACGTTTC
The Bacteroidota bacterium genome window above contains:
- a CDS encoding Rieske 2Fe-2S domain-containing protein; translated protein: MRHYKVARVADLKENRGFLVRVAGEEISLFKIDGEILAIGNVCPHQHFSKLHDGEIKGCTVTCPMHGWTYDLRSGVSTNGSGRVKTYSIEVRQDEVFLLRDGDAD
- the queG gene encoding tRNA epoxyqueuosine(34) reductase QueG, which translates into the protein MATLTEQIKAKAMEVGFSKVGIAKAEVLTEEGKRLQEWLHRRYQASMGWMEENVGKRVDPREIVPGARSVISVAANYYTNIQHRPQDDEGKISRYAWGDDYHFLVTERIRKLFECIKQIAPESEGRYYVDTGPVMDKVWAERAGIGWRGKHTNLITKDFGSWVFLGEIISTLELEYDSPMEDFCGTCTACLDACPTKAIVEPYVVDSNKCISYLTIEHRGDIDKDLTPHFDGWVYGCDICQDVCPWNKYQQPTNDKEFFPREGNVTPSLGVLSSLTQEEFSKKFSKSPVKRTKREGLVRNATIIKNAKRKM
- the trxB gene encoding thioredoxin-disulfide reductase; translated protein: MADTHKVIIIGSGPAGLTAAVYAGRANLHPIVFEGLQPGGQLTITTEVENYPGFPKGVMGPEMMELFREQAQRFGADTQFKEVVSVDFSKRPFKVVTEDKEFFGETVIVATGASAKLLNIPSEAEYMGYGVSACATCDGFFFKNQEVFVVGGGDTAMEEANFLTKFASKVTIVHRRDQFRASKIMQDRVLNNQKVSVVWNSVVDEVLGEQVNGKKTVTGLKLKDVATGKSSTVKADGLFMAIGHQPNTKIFKGILDMDQKEYLKVQPGSTKTNIPGVFAAGDVADSYYRQAITAAGSGCMAAIDAERFLETQGIH
- a CDS encoding Hsp20/alpha crystallin family protein — encoded protein: MLFKYEPVTFDEIFSPSSQVEWTFPDLFAQLSLFDRTKNYPFVNVVEDNNGVQVLAEIPGVPKEDVKLQLHDGTLTISGERKSPEKAENRVVLRQEIHYGTFSRTVQLPESIDTEKISAEYANGVLKVTLPKREAAKPQEISIR
- a CDS encoding Hsp20/alpha crystallin family protein, encoding MTQELENVKINGAGQAQANAVRVLRPAVDIQALADTYVVRLDVPGAAKDGISARIDKSILTVSAKVSASAFADDGAQPVEYRREFSLADDVETQTVSAEYSLGVLKITLKKKQQFLPKEIKIS
- a CDS encoding Hsp20/alpha crystallin family protein, which produces MSLIKRNPNRELELWNREFPIPHALDRLHNEMNRVFGDFFRGDLADSGAFFSGTWAPAVDLSETDDAYLVRAELPGMKKEDVKITFNNGLLTIRGEKKNETEEKNRTYHRIERSYGSFERSFNLPGAVKSGNVEAKYDDGVLSITLPKTEETKEKVIDVKIK
- a CDS encoding FKBP-type peptidyl-prolyl cis-trans isomerase, producing MKRMFLVLLFAAMTLQLCAQTAPSLTTEKQKVSYIIGTDIARNLKKQGIDIDPETLFMGLKDAFANQKLVLSDSEIQQIMAAFQQEMMEKQSKQTEELAGKNQKEGEAFLAENKKKDSVITLPSGLQYKVITEGTGKKPGLNDTVTTHYRGTLIDGTEFDNSYKRGEPATFPVNGVIPGWTEALQHMKVGSKWQLFIPANLAYGERGAGQAIGPNATLIFEVELLSIK
- a CDS encoding thioredoxin domain-containing protein is translated as MPRPDLLRQPAFTVILIMFVFTPPCHGNGFAVGVGKPAPPLITGKWLKGERTDQFLKGHIYVVESWATWCAPCVKSIPHLSSLQNKYSGKVTVIGIDVWEEDSSLARPFVEKQGDNMAYEVAQDSVPPGLTFFEGNFAKEWIEGAGKYSVGIPLAFIVNNDGVIAWIGHPSELDGPLDQVVSGRWDLVSAAKKYDDEMEKASRSEPFKVAYYSCSRNGDYKGAEAACESLLQLSAEEFYEWAGKEYALIYSDARLPRQAMEFARSAIEERFRSNPRLLANLARTIARVSANKDSTELSLASAAAKRACQLTEMKKGFALGALARVLFAQGKRDEAVELQKKAVELAYDPDEKDDMRSLLNFMEGK
- a CDS encoding thioredoxin family protein, which gives rise to MMKPVLFLAVLVAVLTFANSSYAAEKDSLRAPYVAVTEFDSTRNPAKDLKAAVVEAKRTGKRILLDVGGNWCKWCHYLDHFWEKNKDVTNFLHQKFVYVKVNFSKGNENKEFLSQYPKIPGYPHFFVLDTDGTFLWSQDTGELEAGQGHDHDKVLAFLKKWAP
- a CDS encoding VOC family protein, which codes for MTTHSPVPSTPDSFHARTMSISLTVKDLQKSLEWYHEIIGFAVDRKIEREGKLRGVALKAGDVRITINQDDGAKGWDRIKGLGFSISLTTEQNVDELAARLKKSGVTLDSEPADMSWGVRMMRLHDPDGYKLSISTPLAKK
- a CDS encoding aldo/keto reductase, giving the protein MNRQNITLRKLGNSTLMVSPIGLGCWQFSKGKGVIGRYWPTLSSEQIKDIIRVSLEGGINWFDTAEVYGWGESEKSLVQALTSLGTSPMEVLVATKWWPVLRFAGSITKTIEERKRLLHPFPISLHQVHQPYAFASVAGQMKAMASLAANGDIRYVGVSNFSARAMRTAHVELQKYGLKLTSNQVHYSLAHRNAESNGVLETAKELGIAIIAYSPLEQGLLTGRFHDVPGSAKTLGLARRRSGTFSPANIERSRPLIATLREVGKKYEKTAAQVALNWLVNYHGDMVVAIPGATKAEQASSNAQAMTFALTNGELGEIEQAARKFK
- a CDS encoding ATP-dependent helicase, with translation MKKFTLAKPAAHPLHLVTPQSFRVDYKKELNAAQYEAVTSVDGPFLIIAGAGTGKTRTIVYRVSYLVECGVRPESILLLTFTRKAAREMLRRAVILLDSRCENIAGGTFHSFANGLLRKYADKLKYARNFTILDQGDAEDVINLIRTQLKFDSKARRFPRKSTLYDLCSRSVNTLIPVDQLVARDYPHYLENIDDIKKVHDGYARYKASNNLMDYDDLLLNIAKLLSSNESLRAMLSEKYKYIMVDEYQDTNKIQAEIVRLLAYKHQNVMVVGDDAQSIYSFRGSTIENIRTFPGEFPGCKIIKLEENFRSSQPILNLANEILKRAVTPQ